A window of the Hordeum vulgare subsp. vulgare chromosome 5H, MorexV3_pseudomolecules_assembly, whole genome shotgun sequence genome harbors these coding sequences:
- the LOC123452871 gene encoding uncharacterized protein LOC123452871, with protein sequence MSAARVVACLLAAVMCLSCEAARSPEARMHRHLKRLNKPAVKSIESPDGDIIDCVHISHQPAFDHPFLKNHTIQMRPSYHPEGLYDESKANVASSGDGERPMVQLWHRNGRCAPGTVPVRRTKKDDLMRASSMRRYGRKHKPTVANPMSVDLAMLNEGGHQHAISYVQGEKYYGAKATINVWEPKIEQPNEFSLSQLWILGGSFGEDLNSIEAGWQVSPDLYGDNNTRLFTYWTSDAYQATGCYNILCSGFVQINNEVAMGASIFPISGYSGSQYDISILIWKDPKEGHWWMQFGKEYVLGYWPSFLFSYLADSASMIEWGGEVVNSQAEGVHTSTQMGSGHFPEEGFGKSSYFKNIQVVDSTNNLKAPHGLGTFTEQSNCYDVQNGNNGDWGTYFYYGGPGRSANCQ encoded by the exons ATGTCCGCTGCGCGCGTCGTCGCATGCCTGCTGGCGGCGGTGATGTGCCTCTCCTGCGAGGCGGCGAGGTCGCCGGAGGCCAGGATGCACCGCCACCTCAAGCGCCTCAACAAGCCGGCCGTCAAGAGCATCGAG AGCCCTGACGGGGACATCATAGACTGCGTGCACATCTCGCACCAGCCGGCCTTCGACCACCCTTTCCTCAAGAACCACACCATCCAG ATGAGGCCGAGCTATCACCCGGAGGGCCTGTACGACGAGTCCAAGGCCAATGTGGCCTCCTCCGGCGACGGCGAGAGgccgatggttcagctgtggcacCGGAACGGCAGGTGCGCGCCGGGCACCGTCCCGGTCCGGAGGACCAAGAAGGACGACCTGATGCGCGCGAGCTCGATGCGGCGCTACGGCAGGAAGCACAAGCCCACGGTGGCGAACCCGATGTCGGTCGATCTCGCCATGCTCAACGAGGGCGGCCATCAA CACGCGATATCGTACGTTCAGGGCGAGAAGTACTACGGCGCCAAGGCGACGATCAACGTTTGGGAGCCCAAGATCGAGCAGCCCAACGAGTTCAGCCTGTCCCAGCTGTGGATCTTGGGGGGCTCCTTCGGCGAGGACCTCAACAGCATCGAGGCTGGCTGGCAG GTTAGCCCTGACCTCTATGGGGACAACAACACAAGACTGTTCACATACTGGACT AGTGATGCGTACCAGGCAACAGGGTGCTACAACATACTCTGCTCAGGGTTCGTCCAGATCAACAACGAGGTCGCCATGGGGGCCAGCATCTTCCCCATCTCGGGATACTCCGGCTCGCAGTACGACATCAGCATACTCATCTGGAAG GATCCGAAGGAGGGTCACTGGTGGATGCAGTTTGGTAAGGAGTACGTGCTGGGGTACTGGCCGTCGTTCCTCTTCTCGTACCTGGCGGACAGCGCGTCGATGATCGAGTGGGGCGGGGAGGTGGTGAACTCGCAGGCGGAGGGGGTGCACACGTCGACGCAGATGGGCAGCGGGCACTTCCCGGAGGAAGGGTTCGGCAAGTCGAGCTACTTCAAAAACATCCAGGTggtggacagcaccaacaacctcAAGGCGCCCCATGGGCTGGGCACCTTCACAGAGCAGTCCAACTGCTACGACGTGCAGAACGGCAACAACGGCGACTGGGGCACCTACTTCTACTACGGCGGCCCCGGCCGGAGCGCCAACTGCCAGTGA